The Thunnus thynnus chromosome 24, fThuThy2.1, whole genome shotgun sequence genome window below encodes:
- the LOC137177042 gene encoding N-chimaerin isoform X2 codes for MPSRESYVVRRGKKQSGRRAEKEAGQKGSLFTAALGLNVSGGSSPASTFWQPIRSFALSQLTSLVRRATLRESDFAPKYEKVHNFKVHTFRGPHWCEYCANFMWGLIAQGVKCADCGLNVHKQCSKVVPNDCQPDLRHVKKVYSCDLTTLVKAHNTKRPMVVDMCIQEIEARGLQSEGLYRISGFSELIEDVKLAFDRDGEKADISSNAYEDINIITGALKLYFRELPIPLITYDAYPRFIEAAKIADAEKRLESVHEALKLLPPAHCESLRYLMAHLKRVTQYEKDNLMSSENLGIVFGPTLMRAPDLDAMTALNDIRYQRLVVEMLITNEDVLF; via the exons ATGCCGAGCCGAGAGTCGTATGTTGTTAGGAGAGGTAAAAAGCAATCAGGAAGGCGAGCTGAGAAGGAGGCAGGTCAGAAGGGTTCTTTGTTTACCGCCGCTCTCGGTTTAAATGTCagcggcggttcg TCCCCTGCTTCCACCTTCTGGCAACCAATCCGATCTTTTGCCCTTTCGCAGCTCACATCGCTGGTGCGGCGGGCCACCCTGAGGGAGAGCGACTTTGCGCCCAAGTACGAGAAGGTGCACAACTTCAAG GTTCATACATTTAGAGGCCCCCACTGGTGTGAGTACTGTGCCAACTTCATGTGGGGTCTCATCGCTCAGGGAGTCAAGTGTGCAG ACTGTGGGCTGAACGTACACAAGCAGTGCTCCAAAGTGGTGCCGAACGACTGCCAGCCGGACCTGCGGCACGTCAAGAAGGTGTACAGCTGCGACCTGACCACGCTGGTCAAAGCCCACAACACCAAGAGACCGATGGTGGTCGACATGTGCATACAGGAAATCGAGGccagag GTCTTCAGTCAGAGGGTTTGTACAGAATATCAGGCTTCAGTGAGCTGATTGAAGACGTCAAGTTGGCCTTTGACAGAG ATGGAGAAAAAGCTGATATTTCCTCAAACGCCTATGAGGACATTAACATCATCACCGGAGCCCTCAAACTCTACTTCAGAGAGCTGCCAATTCCCCTCATCACATATGATGCCTACCCACGCTTCATAGAAGCCGCAA AGATTGCAGACGCAGAAAAACGGCTGGAGTCTGTCCACGAGGCCTTGAAGCTGCTGCCGCCAGCTCACTGCGAGTCGCTGCGATACCTCATGGCTCACCTCAAGAG AGTAACCCAGTATGAGAAGGATAACCTCATGTCCAGCGAGAACCTGGGTATCGTCTTCGGTCCGACACTGATGCGAGCCCCAGATCTGGACGCTATGACGGCGCTCAACGACATCCGATACCAGAGACTGGTGGTGGAAATGCTCATTACCAACGAAGATGTATTGTTctga